The proteins below are encoded in one region of Armatimonadota bacterium:
- a CDS encoding error-prone DNA polymerase: MAYVPLWCKSNFSFLEGASHPDELVEQAHRLGLRSLALTDRDGVYGVVRAHVRARDLGVHLIVGSEVTVTDGATIVLLVQDRTGYANLCRLVTAGRLRSPKGTSSVTWEEVCTHAGGLIALWGNGSHRSAAGRRSATSACPLPALHDAFGDRLYAVVARHRRAEEVRTEAWVREQAAHYGTPVVAATEVLYHTPSRRPAQDVLTCIRYGVALAAAGRRIRPNAEHDLKSPHAFRSLFADDPSAVARTEEVAARCTFSLTELRYRYPAQRLPDGTNPSQWLRHLTFAGARARYGDRLPDAVASQLERELALIEELDYGGYFLTMWEIVEFCRHRGILCQGRGSAANSTVCYCLGITQVDPERVELLFERFLSRERAEPPDIDLDIQHNRREEVIQFVYDRYGRERAAMVANVVRYRARSAVRDVGKALGLPPTSLDRLARMLLHSDAPDPRALVEAGLDPAVPGHEHLMRLAAEIQGFPRHLSIHPGGFLLGGEPVCEIVPVERAAMPGRTVIQWDKDDLEDLGLFKVDLLGLGALTHLDLCFDLLKRHRGVELSMATIPPDDPQTFDMISRGDTVGVFQIESRAQMAMLPRLRPQNFYDLVVQISIVRPGPITGGMVHPYLRRRSGIEPVDYPHPCLEPVLRKTLGVPLFQEQVMRLAVTAADYTPGEADQLRRDMAAWRRTGRIERHRERLISRMQAKGIAPEFAERVFQQICGFGEYGFPESHAASFALIAYAAAYLKCHYPAEFVCALLNAQPMGFYAPATIVEDARRHGVAVLPVDVLHSEWGCTLEPGAYAVRMGLRYVKGLGEGDWRRIASARARSPFVSLDDFVRRTGLDEGALVALAEAGAFEGFGIDRRQALWQVRALLRRRGISLPIRIRERIPAFAALSRFEEVAWDYDRTSHSPRGHPLEPLREELRALGLPDARTVQSMLDGTRVRYAGLVICRQTPGTASGVTFMTLEDETGFVNLVVWPSVFETYSALAKAAAFLGTSGYVQKQQGVVHIVCESLWRPRLRRPPAPTSRDFR; encoded by the coding sequence GTGGCGTACGTTCCGCTGTGGTGCAAGTCCAACTTCTCGTTCTTGGAAGGGGCGAGCCATCCCGACGAACTGGTCGAACAGGCGCACCGACTCGGACTGCGGTCGCTGGCGCTCACCGACCGCGACGGGGTGTACGGCGTCGTGCGCGCCCACGTCCGCGCGCGTGATCTCGGTGTCCACCTGATCGTCGGATCGGAGGTGACAGTGACAGACGGTGCGACGATCGTCCTGCTGGTGCAGGACCGGACCGGATACGCCAACCTCTGCCGCCTCGTCACAGCGGGCCGCCTGCGCTCCCCTAAGGGCACGTCTTCGGTCACCTGGGAAGAAGTCTGCACGCACGCGGGGGGCCTGATCGCCCTGTGGGGCAATGGCAGCCATCGGTCGGCCGCGGGCCGCCGATCCGCTACTTCCGCCTGCCCGCTGCCTGCGCTGCACGATGCGTTCGGCGACCGGCTGTACGCGGTGGTCGCCCGGCACCGGCGGGCCGAGGAGGTGCGGACGGAGGCATGGGTGCGGGAGCAGGCTGCACACTACGGGACCCCGGTGGTCGCCGCGACCGAGGTGCTCTACCACACGCCGTCGCGCCGTCCGGCGCAGGACGTCCTGACGTGCATCCGATATGGCGTCGCGCTCGCTGCGGCGGGGCGGCGGATCCGGCCCAACGCCGAGCACGACCTGAAATCCCCCCACGCCTTTCGCTCGCTGTTCGCCGACGACCCATCCGCCGTGGCCCGCACCGAGGAGGTGGCCGCGCGCTGCACCTTCTCGCTGACCGAACTGCGGTACCGCTATCCTGCACAGCGCCTGCCGGACGGGACGAACCCCTCGCAGTGGCTGCGGCACCTGACGTTTGCCGGAGCGCGCGCACGTTACGGCGACCGCCTCCCGGATGCGGTCGCATCGCAGCTGGAGCGGGAACTCGCCCTGATCGAGGAACTGGACTATGGCGGGTACTTCCTGACGATGTGGGAGATCGTCGAGTTCTGCCGCCACCGGGGCATCCTCTGCCAGGGGCGCGGATCGGCGGCGAATTCGACGGTCTGCTACTGCCTGGGCATCACCCAGGTCGACCCCGAGCGCGTGGAGCTGCTGTTCGAGCGTTTCTTATCCCGGGAGCGGGCCGAACCGCCCGACATCGACCTGGACATCCAGCACAACCGGCGCGAGGAGGTGATCCAGTTCGTCTACGACCGGTACGGGCGAGAGCGGGCGGCGATGGTCGCCAACGTCGTCCGCTACCGCGCACGGTCCGCGGTACGCGACGTGGGAAAGGCCCTGGGCCTGCCGCCGACCTCGCTGGACCGGCTGGCGCGGATGCTGTTGCATTCCGACGCCCCGGACCCTCGGGCGCTCGTCGAGGCCGGGCTCGACCCGGCGGTACCCGGGCACGAGCACCTGATGCGGCTGGCGGCCGAGATCCAGGGCTTCCCGCGGCACCTCTCGATTCACCCCGGGGGTTTCCTGCTCGGCGGCGAACCGGTCTGCGAGATCGTACCGGTCGAGCGGGCGGCGATGCCCGGCCGTACCGTGATCCAGTGGGACAAAGACGACCTCGAGGACCTGGGGCTGTTCAAGGTCGACCTGCTGGGGCTCGGCGCGCTCACCCACCTCGACCTGTGCTTCGATCTGCTGAAGCGACACCGCGGCGTGGAACTGTCGATGGCGACGATCCCGCCCGACGACCCACAGACGTTCGACATGATCTCCCGCGGGGACACCGTGGGTGTCTTCCAGATCGAGAGCCGCGCGCAGATGGCGATGTTGCCCCGGCTGCGACCGCAGAACTTCTACGACCTGGTGGTCCAGATCAGCATCGTCCGGCCGGGGCCGATCACCGGCGGCATGGTGCACCCCTACCTGCGGCGCCGCAGCGGCATCGAACCCGTGGACTACCCGCATCCCTGTCTGGAACCGGTGCTGCGCAAGACCCTGGGTGTGCCGCTGTTCCAAGAACAGGTGATGCGGCTGGCGGTCACGGCCGCCGACTACACGCCCGGCGAGGCCGACCAGTTGCGCCGCGACATGGCGGCGTGGCGAAGGACCGGCCGCATCGAGCGACACCGCGAGCGGCTGATCTCCCGTATGCAGGCCAAGGGGATCGCGCCCGAGTTCGCCGAGCGCGTCTTCCAGCAGATCTGCGGCTTCGGCGAGTATGGCTTCCCCGAGTCTCACGCGGCCAGTTTCGCCCTGATCGCCTACGCGGCGGCCTACCTGAAATGCCACTACCCGGCGGAGTTCGTCTGCGCTCTGCTCAACGCCCAGCCGATGGGGTTCTATGCGCCGGCGACAATCGTCGAGGACGCCCGGCGTCACGGCGTCGCGGTGCTGCCGGTAGACGTGCTCCACAGCGAGTGGGGGTGTACCCTCGAACCTGGGGCTTACGCCGTCCGGATGGGCCTCCGCTACGTCAAAGGGCTGGGGGAGGGGGACTGGCGGCGGATCGCATCCGCCCGCGCGCGCTCGCCGTTCGTTTCCCTCGACGACTTCGTCCGCCGCACGGGACTGGACGAAGGCGCGCTGGTGGCGCTGGCGGAAGCCGGCGCGTTCGAGGGGTTCGGGATCGATCGCCGGCAGGCCCTGTGGCAGGTCCGGGCGCTCCTCAGGCGGCGCGGGATCTCGCTGCCCATCCGGATCCGGGAACGGATCCCCGCGTTCGCGGCGCTGAGCCGGTTCGAGGAAGTGGCGTGGGACTACGACCGCACGTCCCACAGCCCCCGCGGCCACCCTTTGGAGCCGCTACGGGAGGAGCTGCGCGCGCTGGGGCTGCCGGATGCCCGAACGGTGCAGTCCATGCTGGACGGTACGAGGGTGCGTTACGCCGGGCTGGTGATCTGTCGGCAGACCCCGGGGACCGCGTCGGGCGTGACGTTCATGACGCTGGAGGACGAGACCGGCTTCGTGAACCTCGTCGTCTGGCCGTCGGTGTTCGAGACGTATTCCGCGCTGGCCAAGGCGGCCGCGTTTTTGGGTACGAGTGGGTATGTCCAGAAGCAACAGGGTGTCGTGCACATCGTCTGCGAATCCCTGTGGCGACCCCGGTTGCGCCGCCCGCCTGCCCCCACCAGCCGCGACTTCCGCTGA
- a CDS encoding MBL fold metallo-hydrolase: MADVIELTGGSGYLPGAVNVGVVATADGGAVLIDTGADADYGRTIRKALAARGLTLRAIVNTHSHADHYGGNDYLVRNLGAPVWAPAVEEAILRYPYLEPAYLMSGASPMPEMLNKWLMAKPSPVDHVYETTDGELHVAGVGLAVHRADGHAIRQAAIGCGAVCYAADAFFGPEVLDKYQIPFAHDVAGQIATLARLPGWDYAWFVPGHGEPVPREEIEGVAARNLAAVRRASDIVREALGGTTSEVVHAVTARLKTPPTNLSTYVLMHATVLAHLVHLAREGAAEALVESGKLIWRKR, translated from the coding sequence GTGGCAGACGTCATCGAGCTGACCGGCGGCTCCGGCTACCTCCCGGGTGCGGTCAACGTCGGGGTCGTGGCGACCGCCGACGGCGGAGCGGTCCTGATCGATACCGGGGCGGACGCCGACTACGGACGGACGATCCGCAAGGCCCTGGCAGCCCGCGGCCTGACGCTGCGCGCGATCGTCAACACGCACTCCCACGCCGACCACTACGGGGGCAACGACTACCTGGTCCGCAACCTCGGTGCCCCGGTGTGGGCGCCGGCCGTCGAGGAGGCCATCCTGCGCTACCCCTACCTGGAGCCGGCGTACCTGATGAGCGGAGCCTCCCCGATGCCGGAGATGCTCAACAAGTGGTTGATGGCCAAGCCCTCGCCGGTCGATCACGTTTACGAGACGACCGACGGGGAACTCCACGTCGCGGGCGTTGGCCTCGCAGTGCACCGAGCCGACGGGCACGCGATCCGGCAGGCCGCGATCGGATGCGGAGCGGTGTGCTACGCGGCGGACGCCTTCTTCGGTCCGGAGGTACTGGACAAGTACCAGATCCCCTTCGCGCACGACGTCGCCGGACAGATCGCCACGCTGGCGCGGCTGCCCGGCTGGGACTACGCGTGGTTCGTCCCCGGCCACGGCGAACCGGTCCCCCGGGAGGAGATCGAGGGCGTGGCGGCGCGCAACCTCGCGGCGGTGCGCCGAGCATCGGACATCGTGCGCGAAGCCCTCGGCGGTACCACGAGCGAGGTCGTCCACGCCGTCACCGCCCGGCTGAAGACACCGCCCACCAACCTGTCGACGTACGTGTTGATGCACGCCACCGTGCTGGCGCACCTCGTCCACCTCGCCCGGGAAGGGGCAGCGGAAGCGCTCGTGGAGTCCGGCAAGCTGATCTGGCGGAAGCGGTAG
- the msrA gene encoding peptide-methionine (S)-S-oxide reductase MsrA — MDIVGRNEVATLAGGCFWCLEAVFDEVRGVVNVVSGYAGGHVPNPAYEQVCTGTTGHAEVVQVTFDPEVISYRDLLQIFFAIHDPTTPDRQGPDVGPQYRSAIFYHDDRQRRIAEQVIEELGSRGIWDDPIVTEVTPLQAFYPAEDYHQEYFRRNPDQPYCRAVVAPKVAKFRREHLDRLKMV; from the coding sequence ATGGACATTGTGGGGCGAAATGAGGTCGCCACACTGGCCGGCGGCTGCTTCTGGTGTCTGGAAGCCGTCTTCGACGAGGTGCGGGGCGTGGTGAACGTCGTCTCCGGCTATGCCGGCGGTCACGTACCCAACCCCGCCTACGAGCAGGTCTGCACGGGCACCACCGGACACGCAGAGGTCGTGCAGGTGACCTTCGACCCGGAGGTCATCTCGTACCGGGACCTCCTGCAGATCTTCTTCGCGATCCACGACCCGACGACCCCGGACCGACAGGGCCCCGACGTCGGCCCGCAGTACCGATCGGCGATCTTCTACCACGACGACCGACAGCGCCGGATCGCCGAGCAGGTGATCGAGGAACTGGGATCCCGAGGGATCTGGGACGATCCCATCGTGACCGAGGTCACGCCGCTGCAGGCGTTCTACCCTGCGGAGGACTACCACCAGGAGTACTTCCGCCGCAACCCCGACCAGCCCTACTGCCGGGCGGTCGTAGCACCCAAGGTCGCCAAGTTCCGCAGGGAGCACCTCGACAGGCTGAAGATGGTGTAG
- a CDS encoding ester cyclase, with product MADATIQERLDWRITPELYEKIRRLWIQHSKAEDARDLQGLIDTLSPDCVYEIVPTGHRWEGHNGARDFYLSFLAAFPDVHFRMTDIVIGPQGVIEVAEMTGTHRGPWMGVAPTGRSARLTILIYFPWDPQHEKFAGERIYFDRLSLREQGIA from the coding sequence ATGGCAGACGCGACGATCCAGGAGCGGCTGGACTGGCGGATCACGCCCGAGCTGTACGAGAAGATCCGGCGCCTGTGGATCCAACACTCGAAGGCGGAGGACGCGCGGGACCTGCAGGGGTTGATCGACACCCTCTCGCCCGACTGCGTCTACGAGATCGTGCCGACCGGGCATCGCTGGGAGGGCCACAACGGGGCGCGCGACTTCTACCTGAGTTTCCTGGCTGCGTTCCCCGACGTGCACTTCCGCATGACGGACATCGTGATCGGCCCCCAGGGCGTCATCGAGGTTGCGGAGATGACCGGGACCCACCGGGGACCATGGATGGGTGTCGCGCCGACGGGCCGGTCGGCGCGCCTGACGATCCTCATATACTTCCCGTGGGATCCGCAACACGAGAAGTTCGCCGGCGAGCGGATCTACTTTGACCGCCTGTCGCTGCGCGAGCAGGGCATCGCCTGA
- a CDS encoding SPW repeat protein — protein MVWGNWLNFLIGLWFVAAPFVLGLQHMQTVMATSIVGGLILVILGAWAATNEEARRKVWIQYVNGLVGVWFVIAPWVLGFADIAAAMWTSLIGGLVVVAICAWLAFSELPRETATHR, from the coding sequence ATGGTGTGGGGCAACTGGCTGAACTTCCTGATCGGGCTGTGGTTCGTCGCGGCGCCGTTCGTCCTCGGGCTCCAGCACATGCAGACCGTGATGGCTACGAGCATCGTCGGCGGCTTGATCCTCGTCATCCTGGGAGCCTGGGCGGCAACGAACGAAGAGGCGCGCCGCAAGGTCTGGATCCAATACGTGAACGGCCTCGTCGGGGTCTGGTTCGTGATCGCCCCCTGGGTCCTGGGCTTTGCGGACATCGCCGCCGCGATGTGGACCTCCCTGATCGGGGGACTGGTGGTGGTCGCCATCTGCGCCTGGCTCGCGTTCAGCGAACTGCCCAGGGAGACGGCGACACACCGCTGA
- the ispG gene encoding flavodoxin-dependent (E)-4-hydroxy-3-methylbut-2-enyl-diphosphate synthase — MLPATALLQRHRRRSVPVSIGGVVVGGGAPVVVQSMTNTDTADVDATVAQIRALAAAGSELVRVTVNNDEAARAVPRIVDRLRERGPCVPIVGDFHYNGHLLLTRHPACARALDKYRINPGNVGPARHDRNFRAIVQTAIEHGKPVRIGVNWGSLDRELLTEMMEENAARPDPFDARGVTIAAMIESALRSARFAEDCGLPHDRIVLSAKVSAVPDLIEVYRRLAALCDYPLHLGLTEAGMGIKGIVASAAALAVLLNEGIGDTIRVSLTPPPGGDRTEEVRVAQQILQSLEIRSFVPQVSACPGCGRTTSTFFQEMADRVQSYIRDRMPLWRERYPGVEEMKVAVMGCVVNGPGESKHANIGISLPGTFEEPSAPVYVDGRLVATLRGERIVEEFLAVLEGYVASRYGQSASARQEASK, encoded by the coding sequence ATGCTCCCGGCAACGGCTCTTCTGCAGCGGCACAGGCGCCGATCCGTCCCCGTCTCGATCGGAGGGGTGGTGGTGGGCGGCGGCGCGCCGGTCGTCGTGCAGTCGATGACCAACACCGACACCGCGGACGTGGACGCGACGGTCGCCCAGATCCGGGCGCTCGCAGCGGCGGGCAGTGAACTCGTGCGCGTGACGGTGAACAACGACGAGGCCGCCCGCGCTGTGCCCCGCATCGTGGACCGGCTGCGCGAACGCGGCCCCTGCGTGCCGATCGTCGGCGACTTCCACTACAATGGCCACCTGCTGCTCACCCGACACCCCGCGTGCGCTCGGGCGCTGGACAAGTACCGGATCAACCCGGGCAACGTGGGGCCGGCCCGCCACGACCGCAACTTTCGCGCGATCGTGCAGACCGCAATCGAGCACGGCAAGCCGGTCCGGATCGGGGTCAACTGGGGGTCGCTGGACCGGGAACTGCTCACGGAGATGATGGAAGAGAACGCCGCGCGCCCGGACCCCTTCGACGCGCGCGGAGTCACGATCGCGGCGATGATCGAGAGCGCGCTGCGCTCCGCCCGGTTTGCTGAGGACTGCGGGCTGCCACACGACCGCATCGTACTCAGCGCCAAGGTCAGCGCGGTGCCGGACCTGATCGAGGTCTACCGGCGGCTGGCTGCCCTCTGCGACTACCCGCTGCACCTGGGGCTCACCGAGGCCGGCATGGGAATTAAGGGAATCGTGGCCTCGGCGGCCGCGTTGGCCGTCCTGCTCAACGAGGGCATCGGCGATACGATCCGCGTCTCGCTCACTCCCCCACCCGGCGGCGACCGAACGGAGGAGGTGCGCGTCGCCCAGCAGATCCTGCAGTCCCTGGAGATCCGTTCCTTCGTCCCGCAGGTCTCCGCGTGCCCGGGCTGCGGCCGGACCACGAGCACCTTCTTCCAGGAGATGGCCGATCGTGTGCAGTCCTACATCCGGGATCGCATGCCGCTGTGGCGGGAACGCTACCCCGGCGTCGAAGAGATGAAGGTAGCGGTCATGGGGTGCGTCGTCAACGGCCCCGGCGAGAGCAAGCACGCCAACATCGGGATCTCGCTGCCCGGCACGTTCGAAGAACCCAGCGCCCCGGTGTACGTCGACGGCCGCCTGGTGGCGACTTTGCGTGGGGAGCGCATCGTCGAAGAGTTTCTGGCCGTCCTCGAAGGATACGTGGCTTCGCGCTACGGACAGTCGGCCTCCGCCCGGCAAGAGGCGTCAAAGTAG
- a CDS encoding FAD/NAD(P)-binding oxidoreductase: MADIVILGGGFGGLAAAAAVAPAAHAGHRVTLVERRREFLMGLRKLWMLTGRSTRQEGARPLDGVRKHGAVWLDDEVVAIEPDRKRVRTAREELPYDFLIVALGAQPRPDLVAGFEHALNLYDADEVERLAPRVAEFAGGRVAVGILGLPYKCPPAPYEAVMLMDDHFRRRGVRDRVEMVAFTPQPTSLPVAGPDACAAVEGQLAAKGIRFEPNRRVRGIEAGRVVFEDGAVEFDLLVAVPPHRPPAVVKDSGLTSHSEWIRPDPRTMRTGLDGVFAVGDVTEILMPNGMPLPKAGVFAESQAQVAVSQILRELGLTETGATFSGAGYCFIEVGGGMAAKVHGDFLALPAPDVRVSSPSERVLEEKRAFEQERLAAWL, translated from the coding sequence ATGGCCGACATCGTGATCCTGGGCGGGGGATTCGGTGGCCTCGCGGCCGCCGCGGCTGTGGCGCCGGCGGCGCACGCCGGACACCGCGTGACGCTCGTCGAGCGTCGGCGCGAGTTCCTGATGGGGTTACGCAAGCTGTGGATGCTGACCGGCCGGAGCACGCGGCAGGAAGGCGCGCGCCCCCTCGACGGCGTCCGCAAGCACGGCGCTGTGTGGCTGGACGACGAGGTCGTGGCGATCGAGCCCGATCGGAAGCGGGTGCGGACCGCCCGCGAGGAACTGCCGTACGACTTCCTCATCGTCGCGCTGGGCGCCCAGCCACGCCCGGATCTGGTCGCCGGCTTCGAGCACGCGTTGAACCTCTACGACGCCGACGAGGTGGAGCGGCTCGCACCGCGCGTGGCCGAGTTTGCTGGCGGTCGCGTCGCCGTGGGGATCCTCGGGCTTCCCTACAAGTGCCCTCCGGCGCCCTACGAGGCCGTGATGCTGATGGACGATCACTTCCGCCGCCGCGGGGTGCGCGACCGGGTGGAAATGGTGGCGTTTACGCCCCAGCCGACGTCGCTCCCCGTGGCCGGACCGGACGCGTGCGCCGCCGTCGAGGGGCAGCTCGCCGCGAAGGGAATCCGCTTCGAGCCCAACCGCAGGGTGCGGGGGATCGAAGCCGGCCGGGTCGTGTTTGAGGACGGCGCAGTCGAGTTCGACCTGCTGGTGGCTGTGCCACCGCACCGACCCCCGGCGGTCGTCAAAGACAGTGGCCTGACCTCACACAGCGAGTGGATACGCCCCGATCCCCGGACGATGCGCACGGGCTTGGACGGAGTCTTCGCGGTCGGCGACGTCACCGAGATCCTCATGCCCAACGGCATGCCTTTGCCCAAGGCCGGGGTGTTCGCGGAGTCCCAGGCTCAGGTGGCGGTCTCGCAGATCCTGCGCGAACTTGGCCTGACGGAGACCGGGGCCACCTTCAGCGGGGCGGGCTACTGTTTCATCGAAGTGGGCGGGGGGATGGCTGCCAAGGTTCACGGCGACTTCCTGGCCCTGCCCGCGCCGGACGTGCGGGTGTCTTCGCCGAGCGAGCGGGTACTGGAAGAAAAGCGTGCCTTCGAACAGGAGCGGCTGGCGGCGTGGCTGTGA
- a CDS encoding thioesterase family protein: protein MRAGLVPGTSAEVHIVVTEAMVANFDELGMVHPVYSTWTMVKHLEEASRKLLLPFLEEDEDAVGHAVEVVHLAPTPVGMRVRARAVLERVEGRRVYCRLEAFNERGKIGDGRNVQVVVPRERLTQTFREIGAIP from the coding sequence ATGCGTGCAGGTCTGGTACCGGGAACGAGCGCCGAGGTCCACATCGTCGTGACCGAGGCGATGGTGGCCAACTTCGACGAGCTGGGCATGGTCCACCCCGTCTACTCGACGTGGACGATGGTCAAGCACCTCGAAGAGGCCAGCCGGAAGCTCCTGCTGCCCTTCTTGGAAGAGGACGAGGACGCCGTCGGCCACGCGGTCGAGGTCGTTCATCTGGCGCCCACACCGGTGGGCATGCGGGTGCGCGCGCGGGCGGTCCTCGAGCGCGTGGAGGGCCGGCGCGTATACTGCCGCCTGGAGGCGTTCAACGAGCGCGGCAAGATCGGCGACGGACGCAACGTCCAGGTCGTCGTCCCCCGTGAACGCCTGACCCAGACGTTCCGCGAGATCGGGGCGATCCCCTAG
- a CDS encoding ABC transporter substrate-binding protein, giving the protein MARLLWIAVFIAALLAAPVTAQVGAIRIGVVVDITGPASSLGVPERNTVQLYENDLGFAQIPRGRVPIRWVVTDGESDVTKTVVAVRRFIEEERVAAVVCCTTSPASLAIIGTVQSVGIPNISLAAAATIVEPVRERFWVFKTPQTDRMMIDVLTDHMRRLRISRIAFLGFDDAFGQGGAVELDRLAPAKNIEVVAKEFFARTATDVSAQIVRAMGRNPQAILIWAIPPGANVASKNIRDLGIRLPVYHSHGVANKTFLDLGGPNVEGVYLPAGKVLVAEQLNVNDPQRPVLLEYVRRYESRFGPGTRNTFGGHALDAMLILKPAIERALRRGVDPGNVAAFRRAIRDEIETNTKELIGITGVFNFSPEDHLGLDKQRAAVMLQVRRGNWAWLR; this is encoded by the coding sequence ATGGCACGGCTGTTGTGGATAGCGGTCTTCATCGCGGCGCTGCTCGCGGCACCGGTGACCGCGCAGGTCGGGGCGATTCGGATCGGAGTCGTCGTCGACATCACGGGACCGGCGTCCTCGCTGGGCGTGCCCGAGCGCAACACGGTCCAGCTCTACGAGAACGACCTGGGCTTCGCGCAGATACCGCGCGGACGGGTGCCGATCCGGTGGGTGGTCACCGACGGCGAGTCCGACGTGACCAAGACGGTGGTCGCGGTGCGGCGCTTCATCGAGGAGGAGCGCGTCGCAGCCGTCGTCTGCTGCACGACCAGCCCCGCCAGCCTGGCGATCATCGGCACGGTGCAGAGCGTGGGCATCCCCAACATTTCGCTGGCCGCCGCGGCCACCATCGTCGAACCGGTGCGGGAGCGCTTCTGGGTCTTCAAGACGCCGCAGACCGACCGGATGATGATCGACGTGCTCACCGACCACATGCGCAGGCTCCGGATCAGCCGCATCGCCTTCTTGGGGTTCGACGACGCCTTCGGCCAGGGCGGAGCCGTCGAACTCGACCGCTTGGCGCCCGCCAAGAACATCGAGGTCGTGGCCAAGGAGTTCTTCGCCCGAACCGCCACCGACGTGAGCGCGCAGATCGTGCGGGCGATGGGTCGGAACCCGCAGGCGATCCTGATCTGGGCCATTCCTCCGGGCGCCAACGTGGCCAGCAAGAACATCCGCGATCTGGGGATCCGGCTGCCCGTCTACCACAGCCACGGGGTCGCGAACAAGACGTTCCTCGATCTGGGCGGCCCCAACGTCGAGGGGGTGTACCTGCCGGCCGGAAAGGTGCTGGTCGCCGAGCAGCTGAACGTCAACGACCCGCAGCGGCCGGTCCTGCTGGAGTACGTGCGCCGCTACGAGAGCCGGTTCGGGCCCGGTACGCGCAACACATTCGGCGGACACGCGCTGGACGCGATGCTCATCCTGAAGCCAGCGATCGAGCGGGCGCTGCGCCGCGGCGTCGATCCCGGTAACGTGGCGGCGTTCCGGCGCGCGATCCGGGACGAGATCGAGACCAACACCAAGGAGCTGATCGGGATCACCGGGGTGTTCAACTTCTCGCCCGAGGACCACCTGGGGCTGGACAAGCAGCGCGCCGCGGTCATGCTGCAGGTGCGGCGGGGCAACTGGGCCTGGCTGCGGTAG
- a CDS encoding ABC transporter ATP-binding protein, with product MAVRDLQARYGQVRALHGAALEVQPGELVAIIGPNGAGKTSLLNAIMGLLPATGSVLLDGEELSGVPTEQRVWRGMTLVPERRQLFGSLSVRDNLLLGAFHRRREGAGVAADMEFVFAHFPVLRERQRQIARTLSGGEQQMLAIGRGLMSAPRLLMMDEPLLGLAPLVVREILEVVRALSARGLSILLVEQNAKAALAVADRAYVMERGTVVLHGSASRLAGDPKVQAAYLGGHLEEDRG from the coding sequence CTGGCCGTGCGCGATCTGCAAGCGCGCTACGGACAGGTGCGGGCGCTGCACGGCGCCGCGCTGGAGGTACAGCCGGGCGAACTCGTCGCGATCATCGGGCCCAACGGTGCGGGCAAGACGAGCCTGCTCAACGCCATCATGGGGCTGCTACCGGCCACGGGGTCGGTGCTCTTGGACGGAGAGGAACTGTCCGGCGTCCCCACCGAACAGCGCGTGTGGCGCGGGATGACCCTAGTCCCCGAGCGCCGCCAGCTGTTCGGATCGTTGAGCGTGCGGGACAACCTGCTTCTGGGTGCGTTCCACCGGCGCCGCGAGGGCGCCGGCGTCGCGGCGGACATGGAGTTCGTCTTCGCCCACTTTCCGGTTCTGCGCGAGCGCCAGCGGCAGATCGCGCGCACGCTGTCCGGGGGCGAGCAGCAGATGCTCGCGATCGGGCGCGGACTGATGAGCGCGCCGCGCCTGCTGATGATGGACGAGCCGTTGCTCGGTCTGGCGCCGCTCGTCGTGCGGGAGATCCTCGAGGTCGTCCGCGCCTTGAGCGCCCGGGGATTGTCCATCCTGCTCGTGGAACAGAATGCGAAGGCGGCCCTCGCGGTGGCCGATCGGGCCTACGTCATGGAGCGCGGCACGGTCGTACTGCACGGATCGGCGTCCCGACTCGCCGGGGACCCCAAGGTACAGGCGGCCTACCTCGGCGGGCATCTGGAGGAGGACAGGGGGTGA